The DNA sequence CTGCGAGATCGAGATTATTCCCCTGGAGTACTTTCTCATAAACTAACGCGCCGGATGAAGCGCTTTTTTAGACTTCTTAAGAGAAACTCCGCGGTAATACAGCGTGTCTGCACTTAGGTCTTGTTCATGAGGCCAATCTACACCGCCGGAAATAATGCGGACTTTTTTAAGATAGGATTCGTTTTTAAGTTCTTTAAAAACTCCCTTATTCAGGTAAGGTCCAACATCGAATAGTCTGGATTCCCCATTACCGAATTGGACACAAAGTTTATATCCAGGCATTACTTCTACTTTTGCGATTTGCGGAGTCATTTCATCACCTCAATGGTTGAATTTTAAAAACCTTCTGACCTTCAACAGCCAGTTTCCAATCAGCCATCAAATCATCTTTATGAATTTCAATCCACGCTTGGACCAGCCTTAGCTTTGCGGCCTTGAGACTTCCACCTAACACAAGCCCGCTTGGAATAGCAATCACCACATTTTGATCGCCGTACTGGGCATGGATGTGGGGCGCCTTATGCTTATCCCTGTCAAAATGAAACATACGAACGATAATCCCGTAAAACATAGAGAGGACTGGCATGATATCTCCTTTTTCCTAATCCTATAATATCAGATTCTCTTATTCGCTAAATCGTATTGCTTTCTCTTTTCCGCTTAAGAACTCGGCCGCGAGCTTTAGGTCTTCAGGGAAGACATCCACATAAAACCTTAACGTCGTCGCCACGTCCGAGTGGCCCAGGTAACGCTGCACAAGCTTGGCGTTGCCGGTTCTTTTTAATAGTTTTGTCGCGGCGGTGTGCCTTAGCGCGTGTGGCGTGAACTCGCCCTCGATCCCGGCTTCTTTGAGCCACTTCTTAAAATCTCTTTGTGTCTGCCGGCAGCTGAGCCTGGCGCTCTCTCTGGAAACGAACAGCGGTGCGGCCGGCGCCAGGCTTTCGCCGCGCCGGCGTTTATACCGAAGAAACCGCGCCAGGCGCTCCTGCAGGTCTTTGGGGAAATATACTGTTTTAAATCGCTCTAGTTTTTCGCCGTCGCGCGTCCAGCCTTTTACCTGGACATTAACTTTTGTCCGGGAGGCGTCTTCAATATTAAGCCGGAGAGCTTCTCCGAGGCGCAGCCCGGTCACAAGCATAAGGCGGTAAAGCATATGCGCGCGCTCAGCGTCTTTGCGCTTGCTCAAGACGTTCAGCAGGGTTTCTTCTTCTTCCGGATCAAGGCACTTAATATTTTGGCTCATTGCGGCCGCTCCGCGGGCCCAGCCGCCTGTAATTCAAGGCATTTCACTACGCCGCCCAGCTTGGCCGACAGCATCCAGTCGTAAAGCCCTTTTTCAATGGACACTATTATCGGCCTTCCGGTAACGGTTTTCTGCGCGTTTAATTCTTTAATGGCTTTTTCAAAATTCTGCTTCCGTGTGCTTTTATATTTGTGCCAGCCGGCCGCCGGCAGGGAGAGTTCTTTTATAAGGTCTGTCAGGGTTTTATTGTATTCCATGCCGTCCAACCCGATAAGTATCGGTTCAATGAACAGCCTTATCAGGAACGCCAGCTCGCCGTGGATATGCGCCAGTTCCTTGGGCCGGCTTACAGTATGGCGTTCCAGAAGCTGGACGCTGAGCGGCGTTGAAAATTTAATTTTAAGGACTGTTTCAGGCTGACCACGCTTCTTCCCTTCGGCGAGTTCAACACCGTCTAATAAACTAAATCCGTAGCCGGTTATGTTTTTTAAATTCAGCGCTGACAGGTCAA is a window from the Elusimicrobiota bacterium genome containing:
- a CDS encoding DUF2442 domain-containing protein is translated as MTPQIAKVEVMPGYKLCVQFGNGESRLFDVGPYLNKGVFKELKNESYLKKVRIISGGVDWPHEQDLSADTLYYRGVSLKKSKKALHPAR
- a CDS encoding DUF4160 domain-containing protein gives rise to the protein MPVLSMFYGIIVRMFHFDRDKHKAPHIHAQYGDQNVVIAIPSGLVLGGSLKAAKLRLVQAWIEIHKDDLMADWKLAVEGQKVFKIQPLR
- a CDS encoding tyrosine-type recombinase/integrase yields the protein MSQNIKCLDPEEEETLLNVLSKRKDAERAHMLYRLMLVTGLRLGEALRLNIEDASRTKVNVQVKGWTRDGEKLERFKTVYFPKDLQERLARFLRYKRRRGESLAPAAPLFVSRESARLSCRQTQRDFKKWLKEAGIEGEFTPHALRHTAATKLLKRTGNAKLVQRYLGHSDVATTLRFYVDVFPEDLKLAAEFLSGKEKAIRFSE